Below is a window of Chryseobacterium arthrosphaerae DNA.
TACACTTTTCTTCTGGAGTTGTTGTAACTGTCATAATAGTAAGGAATACCATTATCATAATAATAATTAATATTATTTCTATAGTAATAGCCGTCATTACCCCAATATCCTCCGCTTCCATAATATCCGGAAGGAGCATAGTAGTATCCGTTATTATAATAAGGATCACCATAACCATAGCCATTATTGGCGTATCCGTCTGAATATGCTAAACAAGAAGTTAAACTGCTAATAGCAAAAATACTGAGTGCTATTTTTAATAAATTTTTCATGACTTTATTGTACTTTTTTCTTTAAAACTTTTTTTCCAATTGACGTATCCTAAGATAGCCATTATAGTAAATACCAAATATTGAACCGAAGTGATACCAAGTCCCTTAAAAATCATCATCGGGATGCAAATAAGATCTCCGATAATCCAGAAAATCCAGTTCTCTATGCGCTGTTTGGCCATAAACCACATTCCTGCTAAAAATATGGAAGTTGTGAAAACATCCATCCAATTGGCCCAGTCCAGATGATACAGTCCAAGATTAGCGCCCTCCATGGAAAATTTATTATCTATATAAGGTTTGTAGTAGTAAATAAGGGTAACCAATGCTAAACTGAGTACAAAAAGAATGCC
It encodes the following:
- the pnuC gene encoding nicotinamide riboside transporter PnuC, coding for MNLYDLFVKPYESYDSLQIMLETAGAVFGTLSVYFSIKKNIWVYPTGIISTLIYVYILFNFGLLGDCLINVYYTVMSVYGWILWAKNSEDHIHVDVTWATRKEWLYAGILFVLSLALVTLIYYYKPYIDNKFSMEGANLGLYHLDWANWMDVFTTSIFLAGMWFMAKQRIENWIFWIIGDLICIPMMIFKGLGITSVQYLVFTIMAILGYVNWKKSFKEKSTIKS